Part of the Sulfitobacter donghicola DSW-25 = KCTC 12864 = JCM 14565 genome, CCGAGGATGATGTCGTTTCCCTCGCCGCCAAAAACAAAATCGTTTCCCGCCCCTGCGAGCAAATCATCGTTTCCAGCGCCCCCCGAGATCGTATCGTCGCCTTCTGCCGAGATGATCAGATCAGCTTCCTTTGTGCCCGTGATACTGTCTGGTTGGTCCGTTCCGTGAATATTCGCCATGTCGATCTCCCTTGCCCCAAACCAAGGCCCCCCTCAGCACAAGGATTACCTTACGGAATTTTTCAAAAATTTCAAGAAAATGCCAAATATTAACCTTGTTTTACAATAAGTTAGAAACAATCAACGTAAAAGACGGCGATCATACATAAATTCGGAAACGGTTTTTCACCCAGAAATTGAATCCACCAAATCACTCGTTTGACAGGGCAACCCCCTTTCTTTGGATTAAAGCCAAACAGGCACAGGCCGTTTGTCACATAGGCCTTTGCACAAATAAAAACGGAGCCGAGTACGGCTCCGTTTTCACTCACTCAAGGTCACTACTCCCGAATGAAGCTGCATATCTGTGCACCCCAAGGCGCAGCCCTTGCGGGCCCGCCTTGGGGAATTCTGTTTAAGGAGTTAGTTCTTTTTGGTAACCAGTTTGGCTTCGTGCTTTTTCAGCGACTTGCGTGCAGCTGTATAAGCCTCGAGACCTGTTTCTGTCGCCAACTCTGGGAAGAGTTCGAGAATTTCCTCGCGGGCTGCATCGCCCACACCTGCCAGCGATAGATCGCCAGGCTGGAAGCTCTCGGTCCATGTCCCGTCAGATAGAACAACCTCGTGCTGGTCGAACATGATGTGGATATAGGTGGTGTGCGACACGTCAACCACGTCGATCCCTTCCATATCCGTCAGGTGTTTCGCCGCGACCAAGACTTCGCGTTCCTCAAAGTAGAGGGCCGTTTTGTCGTTGGCGATCAGCACACGGTGCTGAGGCGATACCATCATGTCACGTTCCGGCAGACCGTTACCCAGCGCACCTTCGCGGATCAGAACCGGACGCAGGTGTTCTTTTGCGGCCAATTCGTCACCAGACATGTCACGCGAGCCAATCCAGCGGATTTCTTGCATGCCGTTGTCACGGGTGATGATCCGATCGCCCACTTCCAGCTCTTCGACTTTGCGCTCACCTTTCGGTGTGGCGATCAATGTACCCGGCGTGAAGCAAGGAATGGTTACCGCAACATTGGCAGAGGCTTCGCCGCCGTTACCGTCAGAAACGGTATAGGAAACATCAGCCGGACCAGTATAGCCGTCATCCGGTGTAAAGGTGATCGTGCCATCGTCGTTGATCACAACGTCGCCATTGTCACTGGTTGCCGATGTGATGATCAGCGGATCACCATCCGGATCACTGTCGTTGGCCAGAACATCAATCGTCACAGGTGTGTTGATCGGTGTTTCCGCGACATCATCCGCAGTAACAGGTGCATCGTTAACCGGCGTTACAGTGATATCAACCGTGGCGGTATCTTCGTTGCCGTCAGGATCGCAGATTGTGTAAGTGATTGTTGTATCACCGTTAAAGTCTGCCTCTGGCGTGAACTCGATTGTCCCGTCATCGTTGATGGTAACCGTGCCGTTTGGCGATGTTGCCTCTTTGATTTCCAGAGGATCACCGTTTGGATCTGTATCGTTCTCCAATACATCGATCACAATTGACGTGTCTTCTGGCGTCTCAGCCACATCATCTACAGCAACCGGATTCTCGGCTGGATCAGTTACAGTCACAAACAGAACCGCAGGGTCCGTCAGCTCACCATCAGAGATGGTATAGTTGACCTGAGCTTCGCCTGTGAACCCTTCGTTTGGTGTGAAGGTGATTGTGCCGTCATCGTTGATGACAACCTCACCATCGGGGCTGGACGCCTCGACCACCTCGATTGGGTCACCTTCTGGGTCACTATCGTTCGCCAGAACATCCGTTGTTACAGGCTCACCGATATCCGTGTCAGCAACGTCATCCTCGGCCAGCGGACCATCGTTTACAGGGTTAACTGTAACAACAACCTCGGCCGTATCTTCGCCGCCGTTGCCATCTGTGACCGTGTACTCAATCGTGGCTTCACCGTTGAAGTCAGGGTTCGGCGTGAACTCAATCGTGCCATCGTCGTTGATGGTAACCGTGCCGTCTGGCGAGGTCGCCTCGGTGATTTCCAGTGGATCACCATCTGGATCGCTATCGTTTTCGAGCACGTCGATGACAACTGGTGTGTCCTCGTCGGTTTCAGCTGTGTCATCAACCGCAACTGGTGGATCAGTTTCTTCACCAACAGAGACCTTGGCGATTGCAGTGTCTTCACCGCCGTTACCATCAGAGATCGTATATTCGATTTCCGCATCACCCGTGAAACCAGGGTTTGGCGTGAATTCGATTGTACCATCGTCGTTGATCACAACTGTACCATCTGGCGAAGTCGCCTCGGTCACAGTCAGCGGATCGCCGTCTGGATCACTGTCATTGGCCAGAACCGGAATGGTCACAGGCGTATCCAGATCGGTCGAGACACAATCATCGGTCGCGACAGGCGCATCGTTGACGTTTTCGACTGTTACAGTAACACGCGCGTCATCAAAGCCGCCCTCGCCGTCTGTTACAGTGTAGTCGATCACCGCTTCACCAATGAAGTCTGGGTTCGGCGTGAATTCGATCGTGCCGTCGTCGTTGATCACAACTGTGCCGTCTGGCGATGTTGCCTCGGTAATGGTCAGCGGATCGTCTTCTGGATCCGTGTCATTCTCAAGAACATCAATCGTGACAGGCGTTTCTTCCTCTGTCGTCGCTGTGTCATCTGTTGCAACTGGCGCAAAGTTCTCATCGTCTTCGTTCACAGTCACAAACAGAACCGCAGGATCCGTCAGCTCACCATCAGAGATGGTATAGTTGACCTGAGCTTCGCCTGTGAACCCTTCGTTTGGTGTGAAGGTGATTGTGCCGTCATCGTTGATGACAACTTCACCATCGGGGCTGGACGCCTCGACCACCTCGATTGGGTCACCTTCCGGATCGCTGTCATTGTCGAGGACAGACACCGTAACAGGCGTGTTTTCGTCTGTTTCAGCTGCGTCATCCTCGGCCAATGGGCCATCGTTAACTGGGTTCACAGTTACAATGACTTCTGCGGTGTCTTCGCCGCCATTGCCATCTGTTATTGTGTACTCAATTGTGGCTTCACCGTTGAAGTCTGGGTTCGGCGTGAACTCGATGGTGCCATCGTCGTTGATCGTAACCGTGCCATCCGGCGAGGTCGCCTCGGTGATTTCAAGTGGATCACCATCTGGATCGCTATCGTTTTCGAGCACGTCGATGACAACTGGTGTGTCCTCGTCGGTTTCAGCTGTGTCATCAACCGCAACTGGTGGATCAGTTTCCTCACCAACAGAGACTTTCGCGATTGCCGTGTCTTCACCGCCGTTACCATCAGAGATCGTATATTCGATTTCCGCATCACCCGTGAAACCAGGGTTTGGCGTGAATTCGATTGTACCATCGTCGTTGATCACAACTGTACCATCTGGCGAAGTCGCCTCGGTCACAGTCAGCGGATCGCCGTCAGGATCACTGTCATTGGCCAGAACCGGAATGGTCACAGGCGTATCCAGATCGGTCGAGACACAATCATCGGTCGCGACAGGCGCATCGTTGACGTTTTCGACTGTCACAGTGACACGCGCGTCATCAAAGCCGCCCTCGCCATCGGTGATGGTGTAGTCGATCACCGCTTCACCAATGAAGTCTGGGTTCGGCGTGAATTCGATCGTGCCGTCGTCGTTGATCACAACTGTGCCGTCTGGCGATGTTGCCTCGGTAATGGTCAGCGGATCGTCTTCTGGATCCGTGTCATTCTCCAAGACAGCAATCGTGACAGGCGTTTCTTCCTCTGTCGTCGCTGTGTCATCTGTAGCAACTGGCGCGAAGTTCTCATCGTCTTCGTTCACAGTAATAAAGACAACCGCCGGGTCCGTCAGATCGCCATCAGAGATGGTGTAGTTCACAACAGCTTCACCCGTGAAGCCTTCGTCAGGCGTAAAGGTGATGGTGCCATCGTCGTTGATGACAACTTCGCCATTGGGGCTGGTTGCTTCAACAACTTCGATTGGGTCACCTTCCGGATCGCTATCGTTGTCCAGAACAGACACCGTAACAGGCGTGTTTTCGTCTGTTTCAGCTGCGTCATCCTCGGCCAGCGGACCATCGTTTACAGGGTTAACTGTAACAACAACCTCTGCAGTGTCGAACCCGCCGTTACCATCGGTAATGGTGTATTCGATTGTCGCATCCCCGTTAAAGTCTGGGTTCGGCGTGAACTCAATCGTGCCATCATCGTTGATCGTGACAGTCCCGTCTGGCGAAGTTGCCTCGGTCACGGTCAGCGGATCGCTGTCTGGATCACTGTCGTTGTCCAATACAGAGATGGTGACAGGTGTGTCTTCGTCTGTCTCGGCTGTATCGTCCTCTGCAACCGGTGGGTCGGAGACCTCACCAACAGAAACAGTCACTTCAGCAGTGTCAAAGCCGCCGTTGCCGTCGGTAATTGTGTACTCAATCACCGCATCCCCGTTAAAGTCAGGGTTTGGCGTGAACTCGATCGTACCGTCGTCGTTGATCGTGACAGTCCCGTCTGGCGACGTCGCCTCGGTTACAGTCAGCGGATCACCATCAGGATCAGAGTCGTTGTCCAGCACAGAGATGGTGACAGGCGTGTCCTCATCCGTTGCCGCAGTATCGT contains:
- a CDS encoding Ig-like domain-containing protein, encoding AETDEDTPVTIAVLDNDEDPDGDPLTVTAATSEDGTVEINDDGTITFTPNPDFNGEATINYTIEDGQGGLDSAVVTVEVAPVQDAPVATDDFDETDEETPVTISILDNDSDPDGDPLTVTEATSPDGTVVINDDGTIEFTPNPDFAGEAVIDYTITDGNGGFDDSRVFVTVNPLQDPPVAENDTAATDEDTPVTISVLDNDSDPDGDPLTVTEATSPDGTVTINDDGTIEFTPNPDFNGDAVIEYTITDGNGGFDTAEVTVSVGEVSDPPVAEDDTAETDEDTPVTISVLDNDSDPDSDPLTVTEATSPDGTVTINDDGTIEFTPNPDFNGDATIEYTITDGNGGFDTAEVVVTVNPVNDGPLAEDDAAETDENTPVTVSVLDNDSDPEGDPIEVVEATSPNGEVVINDDGTITFTPDEGFTGEAVVNYTISDGDLTDPAVVFITVNEDDENFAPVATDDTATTEEETPVTIAVLENDTDPEDDPLTITEATSPDGTVVINDDGTIEFTPNPDFIGEAVIDYTITDGEGGFDDARVTVTVENVNDAPVATDDCVSTDLDTPVTIPVLANDSDPDGDPLTVTEATSPDGTVVINDDGTIEFTPNPGFTGDAEIEYTISDGNGGEDTAIAKVSVGEETDPPVAVDDTAETDEDTPVVIDVLENDSDPDGDPLEITEATSPDGTVTINDDGTIEFTPNPDFNGEATIEYTITDGNGGEDTAEVIVTVNPVNDGPLAEDDAAETDENTPVTVSVLDNDSDPEGDPIEVVEASSPDGEVVINDDGTITFTPNEGFTGEAQVNYTISDGELTDPAVLFVTVNEDDENFAPVATDDTATTEEETPVTIDVLENDTDPEDDPLTITEATSPDGTVVINDDGTIEFTPNPDFIGEAVIDYTVTDGEGGFDDARVTVTVENVNDAPVATDDCVSTDLDTPVTIPVLANDSDPDGDPLTVTEATSPDGTVVINDDGTIEFTPNPGFTGDAEIEYTISDGNGGEDTAIAKVSVGEETDPPVAVDDTAETDEDTPVVIDVLENDSDPDGDPLEITEATSPDGTVTINDDGTIEFTPNPDFNGEATIEYTVTDGNGGEDTAEVVVTVNPVNDGPLAEDDVADTDIGEPVTTDVLANDSDPEGDPIEVVEASSPDGEVVINDDGTITFTPNEGFTGEAQVNYTISDGELTDPAVLFVTVTDPAENPVAVDDVAETPEDTSIVIDVLENDTDPNGDPLEIKEATSPNGTVTINDDGTIEFTPEADFNGDTTITYTICDPDGNEDTATVDITVTPVNDAPVTADDVAETPINTPVTIDVLANDSDPDGDPLIITSATSDNGDVVINDDGTITFTPDDGYTGPADVSYTVSDGNGGEASANVAVTIPCFTPGTLIATPKGERKVEELEVGDRIITRDNGMQEIRWIGSRDMSGDELAAKEHLRPVLIREGALGNGLPERDMMVSPQHRVLIANDKTALYFEEREVLVAAKHLTDMEGIDVVDVSHTTYIHIMFDQHEVVLSDGTWTESFQPGDLSLAGVGDAAREEILELFPELATETGLEAYTAARKSLKKHEAKLVTKKN